In Afipia sp. GAS231, a single window of DNA contains:
- the metH gene encoding methionine synthase: protein MTIPISPKRTALLAAARERILVLDGAMGTMIQGLQYDEAAFRGARFADFHRDVRGNNDLLILTQPEAIEDIHAAYLRAGADIVATNTFSSTSIAQADYDMSDLAYELNRDGARLARAAATRVSAEDGKPRFVAGALGPTNRTASISPDVSNPGYRAVTFDDLRKAYGEQINGLLDGGADLLLVETIFDTLNAKAALYAIAEITDARGIDVPVMISGTITDKSGRLLSGQLPEAFWNSVRHARPATIGFNCALGAEDLRAHIADIGRVADTLVCAYPNAGLPNEFGQYDETPEYMARLIGEFAQAGLVNIVGGCCGTTPDHIAAIAAAVAPHRPRVVPEIEPRLRLSGLEPFELTPAIPFVNVGERTNVTGSAKFRKLITAGDYTAALAVARDQVENGAQIIDVNMDEGLLDSEAAMVTFLNLVAAEPDIARVPVMVDSSKFAVIEAGLKSVQGKPVVNSISMKEGVEKFIHEARIARRHGAAVVVMAFDEAGQADTFARKTEICKRAYDILVNELDFPPEDIIFDPNIFAIATGLEEHNNYGVDFIEATRWIRQNLPHAHISGGVSNLSFSFRGNEPVREAMHSVFLYHAIHAGMDMGIVNAGQMIVYDDIDPELRQTCEDVILNRDPGASERLLALAEKFRGKEKQTKEQDLAWREWPVEKRLSHALVHGITEYIEADTEAARLTVERPLNVIEGPLMAGMNIVGDLFGDGKMFLPQVVKSARVMKQAVAYLMPFMEEEKARNLANGVAGDGRKNAGKIVLATVKGDVHDIGKNIVGIVLQCNNFEVIDLGVMVPASKIIETAKAEGADIIGLSGLITPSLDEMSFLAGEMERQGMKMPLLIGGATTSRVHTAVKIDPNYKGGPVVHVNDASRAVGVASSLLSADKRDAFATDIRAEYAKISAAHFRAQADKKRLKLETARANAMKIDFAKAPPTKPKFFGIKSFDAYDLAELAEYIDWTPFFQTWELTGRFPAILDDPKVGEVARSLYDDARKMLDRIVKEKWFTARATIGFWPANAVGDDIAVYADDGRKQQIATFHTLRQQLEKREGRFNSALSDFIAPASSGVPDYIGAFVVTAGIGEDVVADRFKNANDDYSSILCKALADRLAEAFAERMHARVRREFWGYAPDETTTPDQLILEQYAGIRPAPGYPAQPDHTEKATLFRLLDAENTAGVKLTESFAMWPGSSVSGLYFSHPESFYFGVGKIERDQVEDYAARKGMSVTETERWLAPVLNYIPSQEPHRTEKTAPLAPANDVASHPPGCTCAVHLAWRKKAVGA, encoded by the coding sequence ATGACCATTCCGATTTCGCCGAAGCGAACCGCTTTGCTCGCCGCCGCCCGCGAACGCATCCTGGTGCTCGACGGCGCCATGGGCACGATGATCCAGGGCCTGCAATATGACGAGGCCGCGTTTCGCGGCGCGCGCTTTGCGGATTTCCACCGCGATGTGCGCGGCAACAACGACTTGCTGATCCTGACCCAGCCGGAGGCGATCGAGGACATCCACGCCGCGTATCTCCGCGCCGGCGCCGACATCGTCGCCACCAACACCTTTTCCTCGACCTCGATCGCGCAGGCCGACTACGACATGTCGGACCTCGCCTATGAGCTCAACCGCGACGGCGCCAGGCTCGCCCGCGCCGCGGCGACGCGCGTCAGCGCCGAGGACGGCAAGCCGCGTTTCGTGGCCGGCGCACTCGGGCCGACCAACCGCACCGCCTCGATCTCGCCTGACGTCTCCAACCCCGGCTACCGCGCCGTCACCTTCGACGACCTGCGCAAGGCCTATGGCGAACAGATCAACGGCCTCCTGGACGGCGGCGCCGACCTGCTGCTGGTCGAAACCATCTTCGATACGCTGAACGCCAAGGCCGCGCTCTACGCCATCGCCGAGATCACCGACGCGCGCGGCATCGACGTGCCCGTGATGATCTCCGGCACCATCACCGACAAGTCCGGCCGCCTGCTATCGGGCCAATTGCCGGAAGCGTTCTGGAATTCGGTGCGGCACGCCAGGCCCGCCACGATCGGCTTCAACTGCGCACTCGGCGCCGAAGACCTGCGCGCGCATATCGCCGACATCGGCCGCGTCGCCGACACGCTGGTGTGTGCCTATCCGAATGCCGGACTCCCGAACGAGTTCGGCCAGTACGACGAGACCCCGGAATACATGGCGCGGCTGATCGGCGAGTTCGCACAAGCCGGCCTCGTCAACATCGTCGGCGGCTGCTGCGGCACCACGCCGGATCATATCGCGGCGATTGCCGCTGCCGTCGCCCCGCACAGACCGCGCGTCGTGCCTGAGATCGAGCCGCGGCTGCGGCTGTCGGGGCTGGAGCCGTTCGAACTGACGCCCGCGATCCCCTTCGTCAACGTCGGCGAGCGCACCAACGTCACCGGATCGGCGAAATTCCGCAAGCTGATCACCGCCGGCGACTACACCGCGGCGTTGGCGGTGGCGCGCGACCAGGTCGAGAACGGCGCCCAGATCATCGACGTCAACATGGACGAGGGCCTGCTCGATTCCGAAGCCGCGATGGTGACGTTCCTCAACCTCGTCGCCGCGGAGCCCGACATCGCCCGCGTGCCCGTGATGGTGGACTCGTCCAAGTTCGCCGTGATCGAAGCCGGTCTGAAATCCGTTCAGGGCAAGCCGGTGGTGAACTCGATCTCGATGAAGGAGGGCGTGGAGAAGTTCATCCACGAGGCCCGGATCGCGCGCCGCCATGGCGCCGCCGTGGTCGTGATGGCGTTCGACGAGGCCGGCCAGGCCGATACGTTCGCGCGCAAGACCGAGATCTGCAAGCGCGCCTACGACATCCTCGTCAACGAGCTCGACTTCCCGCCGGAAGACATCATCTTCGATCCGAATATCTTTGCGATCGCGACCGGCCTCGAAGAGCACAACAATTACGGCGTCGACTTCATCGAGGCGACGCGCTGGATCCGCCAGAACCTGCCGCACGCGCATATTTCCGGCGGCGTCTCCAACCTGTCGTTCTCGTTCCGCGGCAACGAGCCGGTGCGCGAAGCGATGCATTCGGTGTTCCTGTATCACGCGATTCATGCCGGCATGGACATGGGCATCGTCAATGCCGGGCAGATGATCGTCTATGACGACATCGATCCCGAGTTGCGCCAGACCTGCGAGGACGTGATTCTCAACCGCGATCCCGGCGCGTCCGAGCGGCTGCTGGCGCTGGCGGAGAAATTCCGCGGCAAGGAGAAGCAGACCAAGGAACAGGATCTGGCCTGGCGCGAATGGCCGGTCGAGAAGCGGCTGAGCCACGCGTTGGTGCACGGCATCACCGAATATATCGAAGCCGATACCGAAGCCGCGCGGCTGACGGTCGAACGCCCGCTGAATGTGATCGAAGGCCCGCTGATGGCCGGCATGAACATCGTCGGCGACCTCTTCGGCGACGGCAAGATGTTCCTGCCGCAGGTGGTGAAGTCCGCGCGCGTGATGAAGCAGGCGGTCGCCTACCTGATGCCGTTCATGGAAGAGGAGAAGGCGCGCAACCTCGCAAATGGCGTGGCCGGTGACGGCCGCAAGAACGCCGGCAAGATCGTGCTCGCGACCGTCAAGGGCGACGTCCACGACATCGGCAAGAACATCGTCGGCATCGTGCTGCAATGTAACAATTTCGAGGTCATCGACCTCGGCGTCATGGTGCCGGCATCGAAGATCATCGAGACCGCCAAGGCCGAAGGCGCCGACATCATCGGCCTGTCCGGCCTGATCACACCTTCCCTGGATGAGATGAGTTTCCTTGCCGGCGAAATGGAACGGCAGGGCATGAAGATGCCGCTGTTGATCGGCGGCGCCACCACCAGCCGCGTCCACACCGCCGTTAAGATCGACCCGAACTACAAGGGCGGCCCGGTGGTGCATGTCAACGACGCCAGCCGCGCCGTCGGCGTTGCGTCGTCGCTGCTTTCGGCCGACAAGCGCGACGCCTTTGCGACTGACATCCGCGCCGAATACGCCAAGATTTCCGCGGCGCATTTCAGGGCGCAGGCCGACAAGAAGCGGCTGAAGCTCGAGACCGCCCGCGCCAACGCGATGAAGATCGATTTCGCCAAGGCGCCGCCGACCAAGCCAAAATTTTTCGGCATCAAGAGTTTTGACGCCTACGACCTCGCCGAACTGGCCGAATACATCGACTGGACGCCGTTCTTCCAGACCTGGGAACTGACGGGGCGCTTTCCTGCCATCCTCGACGATCCAAAGGTCGGCGAAGTCGCGCGCTCGCTCTACGACGACGCCCGCAAGATGCTCGATCGCATCGTCAAGGAGAAGTGGTTCACCGCGCGCGCCACGATCGGCTTCTGGCCGGCCAATGCCGTCGGCGACGACATCGCTGTCTATGCCGACGATGGCCGCAAGCAGCAGATCGCGACCTTCCATACGCTGCGCCAGCAACTGGAGAAGCGCGAAGGCCGCTTCAATTCCGCGCTGTCGGATTTCATCGCGCCGGCATCCTCCGGCGTGCCCGATTACATCGGCGCCTTCGTCGTTACCGCCGGGATCGGCGAGGACGTCGTTGCCGATCGTTTCAAGAATGCCAATGACGATTACTCCTCGATCCTGTGCAAGGCGTTGGCCGATCGTCTCGCCGAAGCCTTTGCCGAGCGCATGCATGCGCGGGTGCGGCGCGAGTTCTGGGGTTACGCGCCGGACGAGACCACGACGCCGGATCAACTGATCCTCGAACAATATGCCGGCATCCGCCCCGCGCCCGGCTATCCCGCCCAGCCCGATCACACCGAGAAAGCGACGCTGTTCCGTTTGCTCGACGCCGAGAACACCGCCGGCGTCAAGCTGACCGAGAGCTTTGCGATGTGGCCGGGCTCGTCGGTATCGGGACTTTATTTCAGCCATCCCGAGAGCTTCTATTTCGGTGTCGGCAAGATCGAGCGCGACCAGGTCGAGGACTACGCCGCCCGCAAGGGCATGAGCGTCACCGAGACCGAGCGCTGGCTGGCGCCGGTGCTGAATTACATTCCCTCGCAGGAACCGCACCGCACGGAGAAGACCGCCCCGCTCGCCCCCGCCAACGACGTCGCTTCGCATCCGCCCGGTTGCACCTGCGCCGTGCACCTGGCCTGGCGCAAGAAGGCGGTGGGGGCGTAG
- the maiA gene encoding maleylacetoacetate isomerase yields MKFFSFWRSLASFRVRIALNLKQVAADVVFVDLDTNAHREAAYRELNPQMALPSLVLDDGTVLFQSLAILEYLEETHPAPALLPADQKGRARVRGLSQIVACEGHPLLVPRVRRYLDHELNLRDTQQAAWRRHWTVETLAALEGHLAGDRATGRFCHGDQPTFADICMVGHVTAAVTQQIDLGPSPTVKRIFETAMALPEFAKAHPSMQPDTPEAMRPKAS; encoded by the coding sequence ATGAAATTCTTCTCCTTCTGGCGATCGCTGGCGAGTTTTCGCGTTCGCATCGCGCTCAACCTGAAGCAGGTCGCTGCCGACGTCGTGTTCGTCGACCTCGACACCAATGCGCATCGCGAGGCGGCATACCGCGAACTCAACCCGCAGATGGCGCTACCCTCGCTGGTGCTGGACGACGGCACCGTGCTGTTTCAGTCGCTCGCGATCCTCGAATATCTCGAGGAGACGCATCCCGCGCCGGCGCTGCTGCCGGCCGACCAAAAAGGCCGCGCCCGCGTCCGTGGCCTCTCCCAGATCGTCGCCTGCGAAGGCCATCCGCTGCTGGTGCCGCGGGTGCGGCGCTATCTCGACCACGAACTGAACCTGCGCGACACCCAGCAAGCCGCGTGGCGCCGCCACTGGACGGTGGAGACGCTGGCGGCCCTGGAAGGCCATCTCGCCGGCGACAGGGCGACGGGGCGCTTCTGTCACGGCGATCAGCCTACCTTCGCCGACATCTGCATGGTCGGGCATGTGACGGCGGCAGTGACGCAGCAGATCGATCTCGGCCCCTCTCCGACCGTGAAGCGGATTTTTGAGACCGCAATGGCGCTGCCGGAATTCGCCAAGGCCCATCCGTCGATGCAGCCGGACACGCCGGAGGCGATGCGGCCGAAGGCGAGTTAG
- a CDS encoding glutathione S-transferase family protein encodes MILIGQYDSPFVRRVAIALLLYRLPFEHRPWSTFGDADKIAPYNPLRRVPTLVLDSGEALIESAMMLDYLDDRVGPGKAMFPPHGEARWRQQRIAALAMGLGDKGVSLLYERVLRQEKLALWVERCEAQISGVLAVLEKERAAVTTPYWFGDRIGHADIAVACALRFTGEAHPSLFGTGYPALQAHAARCEALPEFQEIVQPLAPPKG; translated from the coding sequence ATGATCCTGATCGGCCAATACGATTCCCCCTTCGTTCGCCGCGTCGCGATTGCGTTGCTGCTGTATCGGCTGCCGTTCGAGCACCGGCCGTGGTCGACCTTCGGCGATGCCGACAAGATCGCGCCCTATAATCCGTTGCGGCGGGTGCCGACGCTGGTGCTGGATAGCGGCGAGGCGCTGATCGAGAGCGCGATGATGCTGGATTATCTCGACGATCGCGTCGGGCCCGGGAAGGCGATGTTCCCACCGCATGGCGAGGCGCGGTGGCGGCAGCAGCGGATTGCCGCACTGGCGATGGGGCTCGGCGACAAGGGCGTCAGCCTGCTCTATGAGCGCGTGCTGCGGCAGGAAAAGCTCGCGCTCTGGGTCGAGCGCTGCGAGGCGCAGATATCGGGCGTGCTGGCGGTGCTGGAAAAGGAGCGCGCGGCGGTTACCACGCCATACTGGTTCGGCGACCGCATCGGCCACGCCGACATCGCGGTCGCGTGCGCGCTACGCTTTACCGGCGAGGCGCATCCCTCGTTGTTCGGCACAGGCTATCCGGCGTTGCAGGCGCACGCCGCGCGCTGCGAGGCGCTGCCGGAATTTCAGGAAATCGTGCAGCCGCTGGCGCCGCCGAAGGGGTGA
- a CDS encoding alpha/beta fold hydrolase, which produces MQRRDLLLTAAAAATMTARAGSAAATAGKPPTKIRTRDGTELFHLDWGSGTPVIFVHAWGLSSRMWAYQTAYLSDYGIRCIAFDRRGHGRSDIPSEGYDLDTLADDLATVIEQLDLHDAVLVGMSMGANEILHYVGRHGTGRISRIALLAPTTPFVLQAADNSHGAPRAYFEQNWNIWSNDFPKWVEDNKLPFFTPETSPQMMEWVADMLREMSVPVAIATNRAVISTDLRPALAKIDRPVLILHGDKDQSAPLEFTGRRTAAGIKGAVLKVYPGGPHGLFVTHMKQVNADLLEFIKG; this is translated from the coding sequence ATGCAACGGAGAGATTTACTGCTGACCGCCGCTGCGGCCGCGACCATGACGGCCCGCGCCGGAAGCGCTGCGGCGACCGCCGGAAAGCCGCCGACGAAAATCCGGACGCGCGACGGCACTGAGCTGTTTCATCTGGACTGGGGAAGCGGCACGCCCGTCATTTTCGTGCATGCCTGGGGGCTCTCCAGCAGAATGTGGGCATATCAGACCGCCTATCTCAGCGACTACGGCATCCGCTGCATCGCGTTTGACCGGCGCGGACACGGTCGATCCGACATTCCAAGCGAAGGCTATGACCTGGATACGCTGGCCGACGATCTCGCCACCGTGATCGAGCAGTTGGACCTTCACGACGCTGTCCTCGTCGGCATGTCGATGGGTGCCAACGAGATCCTGCACTATGTCGGCCGGCACGGAACCGGCCGCATTTCCAGGATTGCACTGCTGGCACCGACGACGCCGTTTGTCCTGCAGGCGGCGGATAATTCGCACGGCGCGCCCAGGGCGTATTTCGAGCAAAACTGGAATATCTGGTCGAACGACTTCCCCAAATGGGTGGAAGACAACAAGCTGCCCTTCTTCACGCCAGAAACTTCGCCGCAGATGATGGAGTGGGTCGCCGATATGCTGCGCGAAATGTCGGTGCCGGTCGCCATTGCGACCAACCGCGCCGTCATCTCGACCGACCTGAGGCCTGCGCTGGCGAAGATCGACCGGCCCGTGCTGATCCTGCATGGCGACAAAGATCAGTCCGCGCCGCTCGAATTCACGGGCCGACGCACCGCGGCCGGCATCAAGGGCGCCGTGCTGAAGGTCTACCCCGGCGGACCCCACGGCCTGTTCGTGACCCACATGAAGCAGGTGAATGCCGATCTGCTCGAGTTCATCAAGGGTTGA
- the glpK gene encoding glycerol kinase GlpK — MSFVLAIDQGTTSSRAIVFRSDISVAATAQREFSQHFPASGWVEHEPEDIWTSTVMVCREALEKAGLKAKDIAAIGITNQRETTVVWDRATGQAVHRAIVWQDRRTADVCAKLKSEGHEPTISAKTGLIIDPYFSGTKVAWMLDHVPGARARAERGELMFGTVDCYLLWRLTAGKVHATDATNASRTLLFNIHTGEWDDELLKLLRVPRSMLPEVKDSSAKFGESDAGLFGGSIAISGIAGDQQAATIGQACFTPGMMKSTYGTGCFALLNTGTTPVASKNKLLTTIAYQLNGKRTYALEGSIFVAGSAVQWLRDGLGIIKQASETGPLADKSDSMQSVYLVPAFVGLGAPYWNPRVRGALFGLTRNTGPAELAHAALESVCYQTFDLWAAMRADWPAADAANVVLRVDGGMTASDWTMQRLADLLDAPVDRPMIQETTALGAAYLAGLAAGVYPEPAKFADNWRLEHRFKPAMSQATRERKLAGWARAVKGVLASDEGEG; from the coding sequence ATGTCCTTTGTGCTGGCCATCGATCAGGGCACCACATCCTCGCGCGCCATCGTGTTTCGCTCGGATATTTCCGTCGCCGCCACCGCGCAGCGGGAATTCTCGCAGCATTTTCCGGCCTCCGGCTGGGTCGAGCACGAGCCGGAGGATATCTGGACCTCGACGGTCATGGTCTGCCGCGAGGCGCTGGAGAAGGCCGGGCTGAAGGCGAAAGACATCGCCGCGATCGGCATCACCAACCAGCGCGAGACCACCGTGGTGTGGGACCGCGCCACCGGCCAGGCCGTGCACCGCGCCATCGTCTGGCAGGATCGCCGCACCGCCGACGTCTGCGCCAAACTGAAGAGTGAAGGCCATGAGCCTACGATTTCGGCCAAGACCGGCCTGATTATCGATCCCTATTTCTCCGGTACCAAGGTTGCGTGGATGCTCGACCACGTGCCCGGCGCGCGCGCCCGCGCCGAGCGCGGCGAGCTGATGTTCGGCACCGTCGATTGTTATCTGCTGTGGCGGCTGACCGCCGGAAAAGTCCACGCCACCGACGCCACCAACGCCTCGCGCACGCTGCTGTTCAACATCCATACCGGCGAGTGGGACGACGAACTCCTGAAACTGTTGCGCGTGCCGCGCTCGATGTTGCCCGAGGTGAAGGATTCTTCCGCGAAATTCGGCGAGAGCGACGCCGGCCTGTTCGGCGGCTCCATCGCAATCTCAGGCATCGCCGGCGACCAGCAGGCCGCGACCATCGGCCAGGCCTGCTTCACGCCCGGCATGATGAAGTCGACCTACGGCACCGGCTGCTTCGCGCTGCTCAACACCGGCACCACGCCGGTGGCCTCGAAGAACAAGCTCTTGACCACGATCGCCTATCAGCTCAACGGCAAACGCACCTACGCGCTCGAAGGCTCGATCTTCGTCGCCGGCAGCGCGGTGCAATGGCTGCGCGACGGGTTGGGGATCATCAAGCAGGCATCCGAAACCGGCCCACTCGCCGACAAGTCCGACTCGATGCAGTCGGTCTATCTGGTGCCGGCCTTCGTCGGCTTAGGGGCGCCCTACTGGAATCCGCGCGTCCGCGGCGCGCTGTTCGGCCTCACCCGCAACACCGGCCCCGCCGAACTCGCGCATGCCGCGCTTGAAAGCGTCTGCTACCAGACCTTCGACCTCTGGGCCGCGATGCGCGCCGACTGGCCGGCCGCCGACGCTGCCAACGTCGTGCTCCGCGTCGACGGCGGCATGACCGCCTCCGACTGGACCATGCAGCGCCTGGCGGATCTACTCGACGCGCCGGTCGACCGCCCGATGATCCAGGAAACCACCGCGCTCGGCGCCGCCTACCTCGCGGGGCTTGCGGCCGGCGTCTATCCCGAGCCCGCAAAATTCGCCGACAACTGGCGGCTGGAGCATCGGTTCAAGCCGGCGATGAGCCAGGCGACGCGCGAGCGGAAGCTCGCGGGCTGGGCGCGGGCGGTGAAGGGCGTGCTGGCGAGTGACGAGGGGGAAGGGTAG
- a CDS encoding SDR family NAD(P)-dependent oxidoreductase, translating to MKGTPFDLTGKVAVVTGSSRGIGRSSAELLAKLGAKVVISSRKADACKEVADGINKSGGDAIVIPCNISRREEVEALINGSIKHYGKIDILVCNAAVNPYYGPLLDIKDEAFDKIMGSNVKSNIWLCALAIPQMAERGNGSVVIISSIGGLRGSTVIGAYGISKAADFALCRSLAGEWGPKGVRVNCVAPGLVKTDFAKALWEDPDNLKRRTAGTPLRRIGEPDEIAGAVAYLGSDASTFMTGQTIVVDGGVTTAAT from the coding sequence GTGAAGGGAACCCCGTTCGATCTCACCGGCAAGGTCGCCGTCGTCACCGGCTCCAGCCGCGGCATCGGCCGCTCATCGGCTGAGCTGCTGGCAAAACTCGGCGCCAAGGTGGTGATCTCCAGCCGCAAGGCCGATGCCTGCAAGGAAGTCGCCGACGGCATCAACAAGTCGGGCGGCGACGCCATCGTCATTCCCTGCAACATCTCGCGTCGCGAGGAAGTCGAGGCGCTGATCAATGGCTCGATCAAGCACTACGGCAAGATCGACATTCTCGTCTGCAACGCCGCGGTGAACCCGTATTACGGCCCGCTGCTCGACATCAAGGACGAGGCCTTCGACAAGATCATGGGCAGTAACGTCAAGAGCAACATCTGGCTCTGCGCGCTGGCGATTCCGCAGATGGCGGAGCGCGGCAACGGCTCGGTGGTCATTATTTCTTCCATCGGCGGCCTGCGCGGCTCGACCGTGATCGGCGCCTACGGAATTTCCAAGGCGGCCGATTTTGCGCTGTGCCGCAGCCTCGCCGGCGAATGGGGTCCCAAGGGCGTTCGCGTCAACTGCGTCGCGCCCGGCCTGGTCAAGACCGATTTCGCCAAGGCGCTGTGGGAAGACCCGGACAATCTGAAGCGCCGCACCGCCGGCACGCCGCTGCGCCGCATCGGCGAACCCGACGAAATCGCCGGCGCCGTCGCCTATCTCGGCTCCGACGCCTCGACCTTCATGACCGGCCAGACCATCGTGGTCGACGGCGGCGTGACGACAGCTGCGACGTAG
- the pimD gene encoding pimeloyl-CoA dehydrogenase small subunit, which translates to MDFDLSEEQRLLKESIDGLLNDSYDFDARKKYQKEKGGWSKAVWGKLAEQGLLGLPFAEADGGFGAGAVETMIVMEALGKALVLEPYLATVVVGGGFLRHGGSAEQKAAHIPGIIDGSKTFAFAQLEKNSRYDLFDVATSAKKKGSGWVIDGEKFVVLNGENADTLIVTARTAGSRRDKSGIGVFLVPANAKGVTRKGYPTQDGMHAADITLTGVEVGADAAIGDPANGLDLIERVVDEARTAMCAEAVGAMDESLKSTVEYLKTRRQFGVAIGTFQTLQHRAADMFVACEQARSMSMFATMAADFDSARERATAVAAAKVQVGKSLKFVGQQSIQLHGGIGMTQEAKIGHYFKRLTMIENTFGDTDYHLRRVTDAGGLV; encoded by the coding sequence ATGGATTTTGATTTGTCCGAGGAGCAGCGCCTTCTCAAGGAAAGCATCGACGGTCTCCTGAACGACTCCTACGATTTCGATGCGCGCAAGAAGTACCAGAAGGAGAAGGGCGGCTGGAGCAAGGCCGTCTGGGGCAAGCTCGCCGAGCAGGGCCTGCTCGGACTTCCCTTCGCGGAAGCCGATGGCGGCTTCGGCGCCGGCGCGGTCGAAACCATGATCGTGATGGAAGCGCTCGGCAAGGCGCTGGTGCTGGAGCCGTATCTGGCGACGGTGGTGGTCGGCGGCGGTTTTCTGCGCCACGGCGGTTCGGCCGAGCAGAAGGCGGCGCATATCCCCGGGATCATCGACGGCAGCAAGACCTTTGCCTTTGCGCAGCTCGAAAAGAACTCGCGCTACGACCTGTTTGACGTCGCGACCTCCGCGAAGAAGAAGGGCAGTGGCTGGGTCATCGACGGCGAAAAGTTCGTCGTGCTCAACGGCGAGAACGCCGACACATTGATCGTGACCGCGCGTACCGCCGGTTCGCGACGTGACAAGAGCGGCATCGGCGTGTTCCTCGTGCCCGCGAATGCCAAGGGCGTCACCCGCAAAGGCTATCCGACCCAGGACGGCATGCATGCTGCCGACATCACGCTCACCGGCGTTGAGGTCGGTGCTGACGCTGCGATCGGCGATCCCGCCAACGGTCTCGACCTGATCGAGCGCGTGGTCGACGAAGCCCGCACCGCGATGTGCGCGGAGGCGGTCGGTGCGATGGACGAATCGCTGAAGAGCACGGTCGAGTACCTCAAGACGCGAAGGCAGTTCGGCGTCGCGATCGGCACCTTCCAGACCCTGCAGCACCGCGCCGCCGACATGTTCGTCGCCTGCGAACAGGCCCGCAGCATGTCGATGTTCGCGACCATGGCCGCCGATTTCGACAGCGCCAGGGAACGCGCGACCGCGGTCGCCGCTGCCAAGGTGCAGGTCGGCAAATCCCTGAAGTTCGTCGGCCAGCAGTCGATCCAGCTTCACGGCGGCATCGGCATGACCCAGGAAGCCAAGATCGGCCACTACTTCAAGCGGCTAACCATGATCGAAAACACCTTTGGCGACACCGACTACCACCTCCGCCGCGTCACCGACGCGGGCGGGCTGGTGTGA
- the pimC gene encoding pimeloyl-CoA dehydrogenase large subunit, with protein sequence MDLAFSKEEMAFREEVRTFFKENVPPATRQKLVEGRHLSKDEMVAWWRILNKKGWGVSHWPKEYGGTGWTSVQHYIFNEELQMHPAPAPLAFGVSMVGPVIYTFGNEKQKKEYLPRIANVDDWWCQGFSEPGSGSDLASLKTKAERKGDKYIINGQKTWTTLAQHADMIFCLCRTDNNAKKQMGISFIVFDMKSKGVTVRPIETIDGGHEVNEVFFDDVEVPVENLIGEENKGWDYAKFLLGNERTGIARVGVSKERLRRIKELASKVESNGKPVLEDQGFREKLAACEIELKALELTQLRVVADEGKHGKGKPNPASSVLKIKGSEIQQTTTELLMEVIGPFAAPYDEHGDDGSNETMDWTAQIAPSYFNNRKVSIYGGSNEIQRNIITKAVLGL encoded by the coding sequence ATGGATCTCGCTTTCAGCAAGGAAGAAATGGCGTTTCGTGAGGAGGTCCGCACCTTCTTCAAGGAGAACGTGCCGCCGGCCACACGGCAGAAGCTGGTGGAGGGCCGCCATCTCTCCAAGGACGAAATGGTCGCCTGGTGGCGCATTCTGAACAAGAAGGGCTGGGGCGTCTCGCACTGGCCGAAGGAATATGGCGGCACCGGCTGGACCTCGGTGCAGCACTACATCTTCAACGAAGAGCTGCAGATGCATCCGGCGCCGGCGCCGCTCGCTTTCGGCGTCAGCATGGTCGGCCCGGTGATCTACACCTTCGGCAACGAGAAGCAGAAGAAGGAATATCTGCCGCGCATCGCCAATGTCGACGACTGGTGGTGCCAGGGCTTCTCGGAGCCCGGCTCCGGATCGGACCTCGCCTCGCTGAAGACCAAGGCCGAGCGCAAGGGCGACAAGTACATCATCAACGGCCAGAAAACCTGGACCACGCTGGCGCAGCACGCCGACATGATCTTCTGCCTCTGCCGTACCGACAACAACGCCAAGAAGCAGATGGGCATCTCCTTCATCGTGTTCGACATGAAGTCGAAGGGCGTCACCGTGCGCCCGATCGAGACCATCGACGGCGGCCATGAGGTCAACGAGGTGTTCTTCGACGACGTCGAGGTGCCGGTCGAGAACCTGATCGGTGAGGAGAACAAGGGCTGGGATTACGCCAAATTCCTGCTCGGCAACGAGCGCACCGGCATCGCCCGCGTCGGCGTTTCCAAGGAGCGGCTGCGCCGCATCAAGGAGCTCGCCTCCAAGGTCGAGTCCAACGGCAAGCCGGTGCTGGAAGACCAGGGTTTCCGCGAGAAGCTCGCGGCCTGCGAGATCGAGTTGAAGGCGCTCGAACTGACGCAGCTCCGCGTCGTCGCCGACGAGGGCAAGCACGGCAAGGGCAAGCCCAACCCGGCGTCCTCGGTCCTGAAGATCAAGGGTTCGGAAATCCAGCAGACCACCACCGAACTTCTGATGGAAGTGATCGGCCCGTTCGCCGCGCCCTATGACGAGCATGGCGACGACGGCTCCAACGAGACCATGGACTGGACCGCGCAGATCGCGCCGAGCTATTTCAACAACCGCAAGGTTTCGATCTACGGCGGCTCCAACGAGATCCAGCGCAACATCATCACCAAGGCGGTGCTGGGGCTGTAA